Proteins found in one Miscanthus floridulus cultivar M001 chromosome 4, ASM1932011v1, whole genome shotgun sequence genomic segment:
- the LOC136548450 gene encoding uncharacterized protein, whose translation MEKAMIRADVCEDEDQTIARFMAGLHRNIQRIVEFHPYRHLIDLVHQATKAKRQLQQDAKNSKPLSYGTRTMSGGGKSISRFTAAPSSAKSSSGDLRSNVQGIFRGKNTAAQGMSSKPSASTTTSVGSTAKSSGIQCFKCGGRGHVIKECPNNRVIIVKDNGEYESASQEEVEEEYDDEAHEDEEHTRCEFEQGAALVVAQILSVQMKEAENGQRHNLFQTRAKVQDKVVKVIIDGGSCHNIASREMVDKLGLKLQRHPHPYHVQWLNDSGDIKIGYRVKVPFKIGEYVDIVECDVAPMSVCHLLLGRPWQYDRYTQRCGRTNQYTLDLKGKKFVLKPMMPQQIMAEHLQKQTKISPASEGTEEQKKLSAIHNSDYEDIFQKKHW comes from the exons ATGGAGAAAGCTATGATTAGAGCCGATGTGTGTGAAGATGAAGACCAAACTATTGCACGTTTCATGGCTGGGTTACATCGCAATATCCAGCGCATTGTTGAGTTTCATCCGTACCGTCATCTTATTGATTTGGTACATCAAGCAACTAAAGCTAAACGTCAATTGCAGCAAGATGCTAAGAACAGCAAGCCCTTGTCATATGGTACGAGGACTATGTCAGGAGGGGGCAAGTCAATCTCAAGGTTTACTGCTGCACCCTCATCAGCGAAAAGCTCAAGTGGAGACTTACGTTCTAATGTGCAGGGTATTTTTAGAGGGAAGAACACTGCTGCCCAAGGCATGAGCTCTAAACCATCAGCATCCACCACTACTTCAGTGGGTTCTACAGCCAAGAGTAGTGGGATtcaatgcttcaagtgtggaggtCGTGGGCACGTCATCAAGGAGTGTCCGAATAATCGTGTGATCATTGTGAAAGACAATGGAGAATATGAATCAGCTAGTCAAGAGGAAGTTGAGGAAGagtatgatgatgaggctcatgAAGATGAGGAACATACTAGATGTGAATTTGAGCAAGGTGCTGCTCTTGTGGTGGCTCAAATTTTGAGCGTTCAAATGAAGGAAGCTGAAAATGGACAGCGACATAATCTTTTTCAAACCAGAGCTAAAGTGCAAGATAAGGTAGTCAAGGTGATCATTGATGGCGGGAGCTGCCATAATATTGCTAGTCGTGAGATGGTTGATAAGCTTGGTTTGAAACTACAGCGGCACCCTCATCCATATCATGTCCAATGGTTGAATGATTCAGGAGATATTAAGATTGGATATAGAGTAAAGGTTCCATTCAAAATTGGTGAATATGTTGACATAGTAGAGTGTGATGTGGCACCGATGTCTGTGTGCCACTTGCTGCTTGGAAGACCTTGGCAATATGATCGATATACTCAGCGTTGTGGGAGAACAAATCAGTACACACTAGATTTGAAAGGAAAGAAGTTTGTACTCAAGCCTATGATGCCTCAACAAATCATGGCTGAGCACTTACAAAAGCAAACTAAAATTAGTCCGGCAAGTGAAGGAACAGAAGAGCAAAAGAAATTGAGTGCCATCCATAATTCG GACTATGAAGACATTTTCCAAAAGAAACACTGGTAG